The following is a genomic window from Chitinophaga caseinilytica.
CTCAGCGCCCTGCGGCATGCCTGCATTCATAACGACGCCAACGATTACAACGTATTGGTGAAAAACGGCGAAGTAAGCGGGTTGATCGATCTGGGGGACATGGTTTATTCCGCCCTCGTCAACAACGTGGCCATCGCCTGCACCTACGCCATGCTGAACACGGAAGATCCGCTGCAGGCCGCGGCCTGGGTGGTGGAAGGGTACCATTCCGCCTATCCGCTCACCGAACAGGAAGTGGATTTGATCTATTACCTCATCGCCGCGCGGCTCTGCATCAGCGTCACGGAATCGGCCATGCAGGCGGCGAACGGTTCGGATAACGGCCACCACTTCGTGACGGAGCGCCACGCCTGGGAGCTGCTGGAAAAACTCATCCGCATCAATCCCGTGAAAGCGGCCGACGTGTTCCGCAAATCCTGCGGCATGCCGGCGCTGGTGAAGCCGGAGGTGGATTACAGCCCGCTGCTGAAGGAGCGCCACCAGTTCATCGGCCGCAACCTCAGCATCAGCTATAAAAAACCGCTGAAGATCGTGAAAGGCGCTTTGCAATACCTGTACGACGATAAAGGCGATACCTACATCGATTGCGTGAACAACGTGAGCCACGTCGGCCATTGCCATCCCGTAGTGGTGAAAGCGATGCAGCGCCAGATCGCCACGCTCAATACCAACACCCGCTACCTGAACGATCAGTTGGTGGAATTCGGGAAAGAGCTTACCCGCACGCTGCCGTCCAAACTGAAAGTCTGCTACTTCACGAATTCCGGCAGCGAAGCCAACGACCTGGCGATCCGCATGAGCCGGCATTTCACGAAGCGGAAAGACGTTATGGTGCTCGATCACGCCTATCACGGCACTTCTACCGTTGCCATCGAAATGAGCCCGTATAAATTCGACGGGAAAGGCGGCTTCGGACAGATGCCCTACATCCATAAAGCCGATTCACCCGATCTGTACCGCGGTCCGTTCGGGTACAACGATTCGCAGGCCGGTGTGAAATACGCCGAAAGCGTGAAGAAAATACTGGCGGAAAACCCCGGAAAAATATCCGCCTTCATCTGCGAAACGTTGCTGGGCGTGGGCGGACAAATCCCCCTGCCCGATGGCTACCTCCAGGAAGTCTACCGCCTCGTCCGCGAAGCGGGCGGCCTCTGCATCGCCGACGAAGTGCAGGTGGGTTTCGGAAGAGTAGGCGAAAAGTTCTGGGGCTTCGAGCTGCAGAACGTGGAGCCGGATATCGTGGTGCTGGGCAAACCCATCGGCAACGGCCATCCGCTGGCAGCCGTGGTGGTGACCGAAGAGATCGCGGACGCGTTCAATAACGGCATGGAATATTTCAACACTTTCGGCGGCAATCCCGTATCCATGGCTACGGGGCGCGCGGTGCTGAACGTCATTCAATCCGAAAATATGCAGCAGCACGCGCTGGAAACGGGGAACTTTTTGATGGAAGGATTGCGCGGCCTGATGGACAAGCACCCCGTCATCAGCGACGTTCGCGGGCATGGTTTGTTCGTGGGCGCGGAAATGGTGAAAGACCGCCTGACCAAAGAGCCCGCCGTCGCGGAAATCAACGCCCTCGTGGAAAGCATGAAGGAAAGGGGATTTCTCCTCAGTACGGACGGGCCGTTGTATAACGTGCTGAAGATCAAGCCGCCGCTGGTTTTCAGCAAACAGAACGCCGCGGATATGGTCCGCCATCTCGACGAAGCCTTAACCGCATTATCACTTTAAAAACACGCAACATGCAAACCCTCCAGCTCATCCTCGACGGCCTCATGCGCCGCTATCGGGAACGTGTTCCGGATGTGGATAAAGTTATATCCGCCATGATCGCCGAAGGCATTATCCGCCACGGCAACGAAATCGAGAACGATCATATCGCTTTCCGCACGATGGGCGTGCCGAATCTGGGGATACAGTCGCTCGAAAGGATCTTCCTCCACCACGGCTACACCCGCCGCGATTATTACCATTTCGCGGAAAAGAAACTCAACGCTTACTGGTACGCTCCGCCCGATCCCGCACTGCCGCGCATTTTCATCAGTGAACTGCGGGTGGGCGATCTGTCCGAGCGCGTGCAGCAAATCATTCATAGCTATACGAACGAGGTAACCGCCGACCCGGTGCTTTCCCTCGATCTGGACAGCGCTTCCGCCGTCGATGAATTCCTCCACAGCGGCCTCTGGCGCCTGCCTTCGCTGGAAGATTTCCGTGCGCTGGCGGCGGAAAGCGAGTACGCGTCCTGGGCGATCTACAATCGCTATTACCTGAACCATTTTACCATCAGCGTGCATAATCTGCCGGAAGGGTATAACGACATCGGCCGGTTCAACGCATTCCTGGAAAAGCACGGGCTCGTGCTGAACGATTCCGGCGGGAAGTACAAGGAAAGTCCCGATGGACTGCTCCTCCAAAGTTCTACCGTAGCCGGTATGATCGACGCGGAATTCGCGAACGGGGAAACGGCCCGGATCGCGGGATCGTACGTGGAATTCGCCGAGCGCAGGGTGTTGCCGGCTTTCGCGCACCTGTCCACTTCCGAAATACAAAGGGTGCACCGGCGCGAGGGGTTCGAAGCCGCCAACGCCAACCGGATCTTCGAAAGCACCTATTCTTCACAAACCAATAAACACTAATGGACTTTTTACAGGAAACAGGGATATTGACGCGGCAGTCGGGCGTAAGCACCGGCACCAAATGGCAAGCGGGCGAAGGGGCCGATATCGCTTCGCATTCGCCGGTAGACGGTAAGCTCATCGCCACGGTAACCGGCGCATCGGCGGCGGAATATGAATACCTGGTGAAAACGGCGGAAGCCGCCTTCCGCAAGTGGCGCGAAGTGCCAGCGCCCCGCCGCGGCGAAATCGTGCGGCAGATCGGGGATGCGCTGCGCGAGAAGAAGCAGGCGCTGGGAAGGCTGGTCAGCTATGAAATGGGGAAAAGTCTGCAGGAAGGTTTGGGAGAAGTGCAGGAGATGATCGACATCTGCGAATTCGCGGTGGGATTGAGCCGCCAGTTATATGGCCTCACCATGCACAGCGAGCGCCCGCAGCACCGCATGTACGAGCAATGGCATCCGCTGGGGATCGTGGGGATTATTTCCGCGTTCAACTTCCCGGTGGCGGTCTGGAGCTGGAACGCGGCGCTTGCCTGGGTTTGCGGCGATGTGTGCATCTGGAAGCCCAGCGAAAAAACACCGCTGTCGGCCGTTGCCTGCCAACGCATCGTAGCAGAGGTATTCGAGAGGAACGACGTCCCCGAAGGCGTGAGCTGCCTCCTTTCCGGCGGCCGCGAAGCCGGTATGTGGATGTCGGCAGACGGGCGCGTGCCCCTCGTATCCGCCACCGGCTCCTCCAGGATGGGGCAATCCGTTGCCGCCACCGTGGCCGGGCGCTTCGGCCGGAGCCTGCTGGAACTGGGCGGCAACAACGCGGTCATCATTTCCAAAGACGCAGACCTCGACATGGCGCTCATCGGCACCGTATTCGGCGCTGCCGGCACCGC
Proteins encoded in this region:
- a CDS encoding aminotransferase class III-fold pyridoxal phosphate-dependent enzyme; its protein translation is MQFTANEVQQLVQKNYLLAVEVETLQGYDEYNYKIIDASGRKFILKITGEEKPYSFLDAQLRLLDHLTVSPVVMKFQQILRNKNRQELTPVFNNGKQYNVRILTWLDGDCWVHVKDKPKSLYIGLGQFLGKTDESLQDFQHDALHRRYVWDVNTAADANRQLHCITDPEKRRIAGYFLLAFETEVLPVLSALRHACIHNDANDYNVLVKNGEVSGLIDLGDMVYSALVNNVAIACTYAMLNTEDPLQAAAWVVEGYHSAYPLTEQEVDLIYYLIAARLCISVTESAMQAANGSDNGHHFVTERHAWELLEKLIRINPVKAADVFRKSCGMPALVKPEVDYSPLLKERHQFIGRNLSISYKKPLKIVKGALQYLYDDKGDTYIDCVNNVSHVGHCHPVVVKAMQRQIATLNTNTRYLNDQLVEFGKELTRTLPSKLKVCYFTNSGSEANDLAIRMSRHFTKRKDVMVLDHAYHGTSTVAIEMSPYKFDGKGGFGQMPYIHKADSPDLYRGPFGYNDSQAGVKYAESVKKILAENPGKISAFICETLLGVGGQIPLPDGYLQEVYRLVREAGGLCIADEVQVGFGRVGEKFWGFELQNVEPDIVVLGKPIGNGHPLAAVVVTEEIADAFNNGMEYFNTFGGNPVSMATGRAVLNVIQSENMQQHALETGNFLMEGLRGLMDKHPVISDVRGHGLFVGAEMVKDRLTKEPAVAEINALVESMKERGFLLSTDGPLYNVLKIKPPLVFSKQNAADMVRHLDEALTALSL
- a CDS encoding DUF1338 domain-containing protein; this encodes MQTLQLILDGLMRRYRERVPDVDKVISAMIAEGIIRHGNEIENDHIAFRTMGVPNLGIQSLERIFLHHGYTRRDYYHFAEKKLNAYWYAPPDPALPRIFISELRVGDLSERVQQIIHSYTNEVTADPVLSLDLDSASAVDEFLHSGLWRLPSLEDFRALAAESEYASWAIYNRYYLNHFTISVHNLPEGYNDIGRFNAFLEKHGLVLNDSGGKYKESPDGLLLQSSTVAGMIDAEFANGETARIAGSYVEFAERRVLPAFAHLSTSEIQRVHRREGFEAANANRIFESTYSSQTNKH
- a CDS encoding aldehyde dehydrogenase family protein produces the protein MDFLQETGILTRQSGVSTGTKWQAGEGADIASHSPVDGKLIATVTGASAAEYEYLVKTAEAAFRKWREVPAPRRGEIVRQIGDALREKKQALGRLVSYEMGKSLQEGLGEVQEMIDICEFAVGLSRQLYGLTMHSERPQHRMYEQWHPLGIVGIISAFNFPVAVWSWNAALAWVCGDVCIWKPSEKTPLSAVACQRIVAEVFERNDVPEGVSCLLSGGREAGMWMSADGRVPLVSATGSSRMGQSVAATVAGRFGRSLLELGGNNAVIISKDADLDMALIGTVFGAAGTAGQRCTTTRRLIVHKDVYERFREKLVKAYGQLRIGNPLDEQYHVGPLIDKAAVETYLQAITACREQGGRFIVEGGVLEGAGFESGCYVKPCIAEVRPDFPIVQTETFAPILYIMPFSTIDEAIEIQNNVPQGLSSAIMTLNLREAEQFLSCAGSDCGIANVNIGTSGAEIGGAFGGEKETGGGRESGSDAWKAYMRRQTSTINYGKKLPLAQGIKFDI